One segment of Nostoc flagelliforme CCNUN1 DNA contains the following:
- the ctaD gene encoding cytochrome c oxidase subunit I yields the protein MTQVEFPRNTPPEENKPKMVIGHTSHPKAWKWQDYFTFNVDHKVIGIQYLVTAFVFYLIGGLMAVALRVELATPDADVLDPNLYNAFMTNHGTIMIFLWIVPSAIGGFGNYLVPLMVGARDMAFPKLNAIAFWLNPPAGALILGSFIFGGSQSGWTAYPPLSLVTAPIAQTMWILAIVLVGTSSILGSLNFVITILMMKVPSMKWDQVPLFCWAILATSLLALLSTPVLAAGLVLLLFDLNFGTSFFKPDAGGNVVIYQHLFWFYSHPAVYLMILPIFGIMSEVIPVHARKPIFGYKAIAYSSVAICVVGLFVWVHHMFTSGTPGWMRMFFTISTLIVAVPTGVKIFAWVATLWGGKIRFTTAMLFAIGLLSMFVMGGLSGVTMGTAPFDVHVHDTYYVVGHFHYVLFGGSVFGIYAGIYHWFPKMTGRMLNENWGRVHFALTFIGTNLTFLPMHELGLKGMPRRVAMYDPQFIDLNQICTFGSIVLGISVIPFAINMIYSWLKGPLAGDNPWQALTLEWTTSSPPAIENWEVLPIVTHGPYDYGQEHRTELQSSATPEASA from the coding sequence ATGACGCAGGTAGAATTTCCACGGAATACTCCACCAGAAGAAAATAAACCGAAAATGGTAATTGGCCACACCTCCCATCCGAAGGCGTGGAAATGGCAAGACTATTTTACATTTAATGTTGACCACAAGGTTATTGGTATCCAATACCTGGTGACGGCGTTTGTTTTCTATCTCATCGGCGGACTGATGGCTGTTGCTCTGCGTGTTGAATTAGCAACACCAGATGCAGACGTACTCGACCCCAATCTGTATAACGCTTTCATGACCAATCACGGGACGATCATGATCTTCCTGTGGATTGTCCCTAGCGCCATTGGGGGATTTGGTAACTATTTGGTGCCGTTGATGGTTGGTGCCAGGGATATGGCTTTCCCAAAGCTGAACGCGATCGCCTTTTGGTTAAATCCCCCAGCAGGTGCGCTCATTTTAGGTAGTTTCATTTTTGGCGGTTCCCAATCTGGTTGGACAGCTTACCCACCTTTGAGCTTGGTAACAGCACCAATCGCTCAAACTATGTGGATACTTGCGATCGTTTTGGTGGGAACTTCTTCAATTTTGGGTTCGCTGAACTTTGTGATCACCATTTTGATGATGAAGGTTCCTAGCATGAAATGGGATCAAGTGCCCTTGTTTTGTTGGGCAATCTTGGCAACCTCTCTGCTGGCACTTCTCTCCACACCTGTATTAGCAGCCGGTTTAGTGCTGCTATTGTTTGACCTCAACTTTGGTACTTCTTTCTTTAAACCAGATGCAGGCGGTAACGTTGTAATTTATCAACACTTATTCTGGTTTTATTCTCACCCGGCAGTATATTTAATGATTCTGCCTATCTTCGGCATCATGTCCGAGGTAATTCCAGTTCACGCCCGCAAGCCAATCTTTGGTTATAAAGCGATCGCTTACTCTAGTGTAGCTATCTGCGTTGTCGGTTTGTTCGTCTGGGTACACCATATGTTTACCAGTGGCACACCCGGCTGGATGCGGATGTTCTTTACCATCTCCACTCTCATAGTTGCAGTTCCCACTGGCGTGAAGATTTTTGCCTGGGTTGCTACCCTTTGGGGTGGTAAAATCCGCTTCACCACGGCGATGCTTTTCGCCATTGGCTTGTTGTCCATGTTTGTCATGGGCGGCTTAAGCGGTGTAACGATGGGAACAGCCCCCTTTGATGTTCACGTCCACGACACATATTATGTTGTCGGACATTTCCACTACGTTCTGTTTGGCGGTTCCGTGTTTGGCATCTACGCCGGCATTTATCACTGGTTCCCCAAAATGACCGGACGAATGCTGAATGAAAATTGGGGACGGGTTCATTTCGCCCTTACCTTCATCGGCACTAATCTTACTTTCTTACCCATGCACGAACTGGGTTTGAAAGGAATGCCCCGACGAGTGGCAATGTATGACCCCCAATTTATCGACCTCAATCAAATTTGTACCTTCGGTTCAATTGTTTTGGGGATATCGGTAATTCCTTTTGCCATCAACATGATTTACAGTTGGTTGAAAGGACCTTTGGCTGGTGATAATCCTTGGCAAGCTTTGACCTTAGAATGGACAACTAGCTCACCACCTGCAATTGAAAACTGGGAAGTGTTGCCGATTGTCACTCATGGCCCTTATGACTACGGTCAGGAGCATAGAACTGAATTACAGTCATCAGCGACGCCGGAAGCTAGTGCTTAG
- a CDS encoding cytochrome c oxidase subunit 3 has product MTIATTTSENHSAGHEEHPDLRVWGLLTFLASESLMFGGFFATYLFFRGTTAVWPPEGSEVELLVPTINTIILVSSSFVIHFGDTAIKKNNVKGMQLWYAITAIMGAIFLGGQVYEYSTLGYGLTTNVFANCFYIMTGFHGLHVFVGLLLILRALWRSRLPGEYSATNHTFIEMTEIYWHFVDIIWIVLFTLVYVLTLF; this is encoded by the coding sequence ATGACTATAGCTACAACCACAAGCGAAAATCACAGTGCAGGACACGAAGAACATCCAGATTTAAGAGTCTGGGGACTGTTGACGTTCCTCGCTTCTGAATCCCTAATGTTTGGGGGATTTTTTGCCACTTATTTATTTTTCCGGGGTACTACAGCAGTTTGGCCTCCAGAAGGAAGCGAAGTAGAGCTACTTGTGCCGACAATTAACACCATTATTCTGGTGTCTAGTAGTTTCGTCATTCACTTCGGTGATACAGCAATTAAAAAGAATAACGTCAAGGGAATGCAACTGTGGTACGCAATTACTGCAATCATGGGGGCAATTTTCTTGGGTGGTCAGGTTTATGAGTATTCAACTTTAGGATACGGACTGACTACCAACGTCTTCGCCAACTGCTTTTATATCATGACTGGGTTCCACGGTTTGCACGTTTTTGTGGGACTGTTATTGATATTACGCGCATTGTGGCGATCGCGTCTCCCTGGTGAATATTCTGCAACCAATCATACTTTCATCGAAATGACAGAAATTTACTGGCACTTCGTAGACATTATTTGGATTGTATTATTCACCTTGGTGTACGTTCTTACTTTGTTTTAA
- a CDS encoding ArsC/Spx/MgsR family protein yields the protein MARVIFYSKPGCKGGTKQKVLLTAAGHEVIPYNLLTEPWTVERLRSFFGDRPVAEWFNSSSPKVKSGEVVPEKVDEQTALALMLKEPLLIRRPLLEVGEQREVGFDVQKIDAWIGLQAVDESLQQISDNLMKENLQGCSHGHDHGHHHHNQQGEQHQKQGKCSH from the coding sequence ATGGCAAGAGTAATTTTCTATAGCAAACCAGGCTGTAAAGGTGGTACTAAGCAAAAAGTTTTGCTAACAGCTGCGGGACATGAGGTGATACCATACAATCTGCTAACAGAACCTTGGACAGTTGAGCGGTTGCGTTCATTTTTTGGCGATCGCCCCGTAGCCGAATGGTTTAATTCTTCCTCCCCAAAGGTAAAATCTGGTGAGGTGGTTCCTGAAAAAGTGGATGAACAAACCGCTTTGGCGCTGATGCTGAAAGAGCCGTTGTTGATTCGCCGTCCTTTGTTAGAAGTAGGCGAACAGCGCGAGGTAGGATTTGATGTACAAAAAATTGATGCTTGGATTGGCTTACAAGCTGTGGATGAATCCTTGCAACAAATCAGCGACAATCTGATGAAGGAGAATTTACAAGGCTGTTCCCACGGTCACGATCATGGGCATCATCACCATAATCAGCAGGGTGAACAGCATCAAAAGCAAGGCAAGTGTAGTCATTAG
- a CDS encoding cysteine dioxygenase family protein codes for MKGRDWLLTGDGQHQACKSVRSWDLLRENYRLYRFLTEVEDVLNSSDNETNCLPEIRMLVRRLIVNSYWVQSQSLEPSSKTESSVLLLYDELGFPLTVQTVTFAPGTHSNIHNHGTWGIVAVLKGQEKNTFWRRTDSPEFQDKIEATGEITLFPGDIISFTPDAIHSVEAVGDEPTVTFNIYGETDPNERFEFDLVSHKAKNF; via the coding sequence ATGAAAGGTAGGGATTGGCTGCTAACAGGGGACGGTCAGCATCAAGCCTGTAAATCTGTAAGATCGTGGGATTTATTGAGAGAAAATTACCGCCTTTATCGGTTTTTAACTGAGGTGGAAGATGTTCTCAATAGCAGCGACAATGAAACCAATTGTCTGCCAGAAATTCGGATGCTTGTAAGGCGCTTGATTGTAAATTCCTACTGGGTGCAAAGTCAAAGTTTAGAACCTTCATCCAAAACGGAAAGCTCTGTTTTACTCCTATATGATGAATTGGGTTTTCCTCTGACAGTGCAAACAGTAACATTTGCACCGGGAACCCATTCAAACATTCATAATCATGGAACTTGGGGAATAGTGGCAGTGCTAAAAGGCCAAGAAAAAAATACTTTTTGGCGACGCACCGATAGCCCAGAGTTTCAGGACAAAATTGAAGCAACGGGAGAAATAACTCTCTTCCCAGGAGACATTATTAGCTTTACTCCCGATGCAATTCACAGTGTAGAAGCAGTGGGTGATGAACCAACTGTGACTTTCAATATTTATGGCGAAACCGATCCAAATGAGAGGTTTGAGTTTGACTTAGTTAGCCATAAAGCTAAGAATTTTTAA